Proteins from a genomic interval of Drosophila melanogaster chromosome 2R:
- the CG8746 gene encoding uncharacterized protein, which translates to MANSKSLKSSNWPGILDSRTALRKYFAPPPIAAGAQERHTTYSPPNFVGAEPMQQPRMNSAWQLASDPSGLSEFRIPKRIKGLKDRERKKLERKVWARPARIDVTKRAAKLGAINIEKLQKQDQVESPPKSRSPAKKERKKVKKQSSLLRKRPTKIFSHSGFPRRRNILVVDAKRSPGMAHLAGGADQPLKSTSPGREGDVYRPRIKMSGRSKKTYTVPLCSRPTEIIGTRLPYSRQMQMRQEKLCQQPEYYDQYIRMLHQQQRHQQMCQHEQQKQDFARQRYHVTQHPYSILPHAMSEDQQNLYSVPSKTPLKRLRGGKRLCGNFYYD; encoded by the coding sequence ATGGCGAATTCGAAATCGTTAAAATCAAGCAACTGGCCCGGCATACTGGACTCCAGGACCGCATTGCGAAAGTACTTCGCACCGCCACCCATAGCGGCCGGAGCGCAGGAGAGACATACGACTTACTCTCCCCCAAACTTTGTGGGAGCTGAACCCATGCAGCAACCCAGAATGAACTCCGCCTGGCAATTGGCCAGCGATCCCTCTGGTCTCTCGGAGTTCCGTATTCCGAAGCGGATCAAGGGATTGAAGGATCGTGAAAGAAAGAAGCTGGAACGGAAGGTTTGGGCCAGGCCGGCAAGGATCGATGTAACCAAGAGAGCTGCCAAATTGGGAGCTATAAACATCGAAAAGTTGCAGAAACAGGATCAGGTGGAGTCGCCTCCAAAGTCGAGATCACCAGCTAAGAAGGAGCGAAAGAAGGTCAAGAAGCAATCGTCACTGCTTCGGAAGAGGCCCaccaaaatattttcccaCTCTGGCTTCCCGCGGCGCAGGAACATCCTGGTCGTGGACGCCAAGAGGTCCCCAGGAATGGCACACCTAGCTGGTGGAGCGGATCAACCTCTGAAAAGCACTTCACCTGGACGGGAGGGAGACGTCTACCGTCCGAGAATCAAGATGAGTGGCCGGTCCAAAAAGACCTACACCGTGCCCCTGTGCAGCCGGCCCACCGAGATAATAGGCACGCGCCTTCCCTACTCCCGCCAGATGCAGATGCGCCAGGAGAAGCTCTGTCAGCAGCCGGAGTACTACGACCAGTATATCCGCATgctgcaccagcagcagcgtcACCAGCAGATGTGCCAGCAcgagcagcagaagcaggaCTTTGCCCGTCAGAGGTACCATGTGACCCAACACCCCTACTCCATCTTGCCACACGCCATGTCCGAGGATCAGCAAAACTTGTACTCCGTGCCCTCCAAAACGCCACTCAAAAGATTAAGGGGCGGCAAGCGGCTGTGTGGCAACTTTTACTACGACTAG